From a region of the Hyalangium minutum genome:
- a CDS encoding IS5 family transposase: PLGGQKTGPNPTDRAKTGTKRSLLTDGRGVPLGLVAAGANVNDHKLLPSTFDSVPVKRPEPKSGHTQHLCLDAAYDCNEVRLWGDKFHLRLHIRPRRPPATPPKKSRRKKARRWVVERSHSWMNRFRRILIRWEKREDTYLAMLHLALGIITWFHFLPR, from the coding sequence CCGCTGGGAGGGCAGAAGACCGGCCCCAACCCGACCGACCGCGCCAAGACGGGCACCAAGAGGAGTCTGCTGACCGATGGGCGCGGAGTTCCGTTGGGACTGGTCGCAGCAGGAGCCAACGTCAACGACCACAAACTGCTGCCCTCCACGTTCGACTCGGTGCCGGTGAAGCGGCCCGAGCCCAAGTCAGGGCATACCCAGCACTTGTGCCTGGACGCCGCCTACGACTGCAACGAGGTACGCCTCTGGGGAGACAAGTTCCACCTGCGCTTGCACATCCGCCCGCGGCGGCCTCCAGCTACGCCCCCGAAAAAGAGTCGCCGTAAGAAGGCACGCCGCTGGGTGGTGGAACGCTCCCACTCGTGGATGAACCGTTTCCGACGGATCCTCATCCGCTGGGAGAAACGCGAAGACACCTACCTGGCTATGCTCCACCTGGCTCTGGGCATCATCACTTGGTTCCACTTCCTACCGAGATAG